Below is a genomic region from Glaciihabitans sp. INWT7.
GCGATCCTGAAGGCCGATGGACGCGGGTTGCGGTGTGATCCCCGCGACCTGCAACTGGGGGGCGACCCTCTTCGCCTGGTGGCCTGGCCCGAGTGCCCGATCGCGCTCACCGCCGTGAGGCTCGATGGTTTCGATGGGCCGAACGGGCTCGTCGGCGCGGTCGCGACCTTCAGGCGAGGCGGGGAAGGGCCTTCGAATACACCCAGCGGTTGATGATGCCCTCGATCGCCGTCGAATGGCTCAACTCCGCGAAAGTGTCGATGACGTCGGAGGGCATGATGTGCCCGAATCGCAAGCGTGACCCGAGGTCGCGCAAGGAGTCGAAAAAGGCCTCGTCCCCGATCGCTCGGCGCACCACATGGAGGGCGAGCGCCCCGCGCTTGTAGACCCGATCGTCGAAGAGGAGCTTCGTGCCCGGATCTCCGACGACGATGTCCTTGGACTGGTCGTTCACCAGGTCCCAGTGCGAACGGGCGCACTCGGAGGCGGTGGGGCCGCCGCTGGCCTCCGACCACAGCCACTCCGCGTAGCAGGCGAATCCCTCGTGAAGCCAGATGTCTTTCCAGCGGTTCACGGTGAGGGAGTTGCCGAACCACTGGTGGGCGAGTTCGTGGGCGATGAGCCGGTCGCAGCCATGGGTGCCGTCGATGTGATTGCGGCCGAAGATGGCGAGTCCGTGAGCTTCGAGCGGGATCTCCAGCTCATCCGCTGTCACGATCACGCCGTAGGCGGGGAAGGGGTATGGCCCGAATCTGTCTGAGAACAGCGCGATCATCTCCCCGAGTCGGCTGAAGTCCTCGGTGACCTCTGTGCTCAGGGCGCTCGGATAGGAGATGGTGGTCGGCACCCCGGCATCCACCGCAAGAGCGCGGTAGCGCCCGATCTGCACGGTCGCGAGGTAGGTGGCCATCGGCTCCGCCACCTCGAACTCCCAGCGCGCGCGACCGGCGCGACTGGTGCGGGAGACCTGCTCGCCGTTGGAGATCACCTGGTACACCGACTCGCACGACACCACGATGCGGAATCTCGCCTTATTGCTCGGGTGGTCGTTGCAGGGAAACCACGATGATGCCCCGTTCGGCTGGCTCGCCACGAGTGCGCCGTCGGCGAGCTCCTCCCAGCCGACCTCACCCCACTCCGAACGGATCGGATGCGGTGCGCCCCGGTAGCGCACCGTCACGGTGAACTCCTCCCCCGCGGTGATCGCCGCAAGCGGGGTGATCACGAGTTTGCGTGCGGTCTGCGTGACCTTGCGGGGGCGTTCGCCCCCGATGGTGACCTTCTCCACGACCAGCCCGGCGAGGTCGAGGCTGAAACGATCGAGGTCTTCCGTGGCCCGGGCGGAGATGACGGTGCTGGCGATCAGCCGGTTCGTCTCGACGCGATAGTCGAGATCGATGTCGTAGCGATCGACGAGGTAGCCGCCGTTTCCGCTCGCGGGCAGGTAGTCGTCGCCCGCGGAGGGGGAACCGAGGGACGGGCGCGAAGTCTGGGGCATCAGTGCGCTCCAGTATTCCACGGCGCAGAAAGCGATGACTCCCAGGGCGCAATCGGGTTGCCAGACCACAGGGTGCCCTCCGGCACCCGTTCCCCTCTCATGACCAGGGATGCAGGCCCGACTGTCGCCCTCCGGTCGATGGATGCTGCGGGCAGGATCACGCTGTGCGGTCCGAGAGTCGATCCTTCGGCGAGGTTCACGGAGTCGAGTTGCATGATGCGGTCGTGGAAGAGGTGGGTCTGCACGACGCATCCGCGATTCACGGTGGAGCCGTCGCCGAGGGCGACGAGGTCGGCCTCTGGCAGCCAATAGGACTCGCACCAGACCCCCCTGCCGATCGAGGCTCCCAACGTGCGCAGCCACACGGCGAGCGCCGGCGTGCCGGCGGCGCTCGCGGCGAACCACGGCCGAGCCACCATCTCGACGAAGGTGTCGGAGACCTCGTTGCGCCACACGAACGTCGACCAGAGCGGATGCTCCCGGGCGGCGATCCTGCCGGCGAAGGCCCACTTCGCCGCGGTCGTGATGCCGGCGGCCACCGCCCCGGCGAGCAGCAGCACCACGCCGGAGAGCAGGATCGCGGCACCGACACCGACGGCGAGCCACAGCCCCTCGAGCGCCCCGAGCACGGCGAGCGCGATCCAGGCGGTCACGAAGACGGGGACGATGCGCAGCACCTCCCAGGCGGCACGCGCGATCCGCAGACGCAGCGGCGGCTCGAAGGTGCGCGCCTCGTCGATGTCGCTGACGGTGCGACGGAGGCGGGAGGGCGGGTTGCCCAGCCAGGACGATCCGCGTTTGGCCTTGCGCGGGGTCGCCGAGAGCACGGCCACCAGCGCGTTGCGTGGCACGGAGCGACCGGGGCCCGTGATCCCACTGTTGCCGAGAAAGGCGCGGCGACCGATCTTCGCCCGGCCGATGCGCATCCAGCCGCCGCCCAGTTCGTAGGTGGCCACCATGGTGTCGTCGGCGAGGAATGCACCGGGGGCGATGGTGGTGAGCCGCGGGATCAGCAGCACCGTGGATGCCTCGACGCCCGCGCCGACGGTGGCACCGAGCATGCGCAGCCAGACCGGGGTGAAGAGGCTCGCGTAGAGCGGGAAGAGCAGCGTCCGTGCGCTGTCCAGAAGTCGCTCCGTGCTCCACGCCTGCCAGCCGACACGGCTGCGCACGGGATGGTGCCCTCCGTCAGTCCGAGCCCCAAGAGCCGCACCGCCACGACGACGAGTGCGGCGTAAGCCAGTCCCGCCACGATCACCGCCAGCGGAACGGCGAGCGCCCCGCGGCCGAGCGCCTCTCCGATGCTGACCGCCGCACCGATGGCCGCGCCGACGACGAGCGCCCCGAGAGCGACCGCGACCGCGGGGATGGCCGAGAGGGCGAGCGAGCCGAGTGCGTAGACGACCAGCCACCGCGTGCCTCTCGGAGGGCGCGACGGCGGCCAGGCGTGCCGGGCGGAGCCGACCCGTTCTGCCGGGGATCCCGCCCATCTCTCCCCCGCGGGAACACGGCTCGAGACCGCGGCCCCCGCCTCGATCTCGGCGCCGCCCCCCACGCTGGCACCGCCGAGCATCGTGCTTCGCGTGCCGATGACGGCTCCCGCCCCGATGTGGACGGCACCGAGACGCAGGATGTCGCCGTCGACCCAGTACCCCGAGAGATCCACCTCGGGTTCGATGGCCGCCCGCGGCCCGATCGACAGCATGCCGGTGACGGGCGGAAGCGTGTGAAGATCGACACCCTCCCCGATCTTCGCGCCGAGCGCGCGGGCGTAATAACTGATCCAGGGCGCACCGGCGAGACTTGCTCCGCCCACGAGGTGCGCCACCTGCTCGGCCAGCCAGAGGCGCAGGTGCACCGACCCGCCGCGCGGGTAGTCGCCCGGTCGCACACCGGCGAGCAGGAGGCGGGCAGCCACCACGGTGACCGTCATCTTGCCGAGA
It encodes:
- a CDS encoding M1 family metallopeptidase; the encoded protein is MPQTSRPSLGSPSAGDDYLPASGNGGYLVDRYDIDLDYRVETNRLIASTVISARATEDLDRFSLDLAGLVVEKVTIGGERPRKVTQTARKLVITPLAAITAGEEFTVTVRYRGAPHPIRSEWGEVGWEELADGALVASQPNGASSWFPCNDHPSNKARFRIVVSCESVYQVISNGEQVSRTSRAGRARWEFEVAEPMATYLATVQIGRYRALAVDAGVPTTISYPSALSTEVTEDFSRLGEMIALFSDRFGPYPFPAYGVIVTADELEIPLEAHGLAIFGRNHIDGTHGCDRLIAHELAHQWFGNSLTVNRWKDIWLHEGFACYAEWLWSEASGGPTASECARSHWDLVNDQSKDIVVGDPGTKLLFDDRVYKRGALALHVVRRAIGDEAFFDSLRDLGSRLRFGHIMPSDVIDTFAELSHSTAIEGIINRWVYSKALPRLA